A single region of the Solwaraspora sp. WMMD406 genome encodes:
- a CDS encoding CAP domain-containing protein, whose protein sequence is MYRRIDPGDDSAQGRTSPSPTDQRLPGTGGDRPGDDGGWDTRSLGQTSWRDHLDAGWRGPDGQRGHDPAQLDENQHLGHDQHPYPDQHPHVTHLGPEPTGEAWPAEWPDTPGWLAADAAEDTARHPAEGDHAESHDGHDGHPDHDPDTAALTPAVPSGAADTSRAARRRAARLAGEPTSSRTGRPGDRRRFAPGPIALATLVAVLLVAIGGGVAMMRAGLADGSGDGTGPATVAADDTRAPTTDETDGGDGEPEIGEPEVLGVELGPAPTPSPTPAPSTAAPTPAAPDRDASERPAPDPTTPTPSRPTTAAPGGAGPAPTAAGGGDDVEQQVLAIVNAERSANGCGEVVVNSRLSEASRLHSEDQAATDTMSHTGSDGSDPWQRAQRAGYQRAIGENVAAGYPTAQAVMDGWMNSQGHRANILNCEAVSMGVGTAKAADGTLYWTQMFGAVA, encoded by the coding sequence TTGTACCGGCGGATCGACCCGGGTGACGACTCCGCCCAGGGCAGGACGTCACCGTCACCGACCGACCAGCGCCTCCCCGGTACGGGTGGCGACCGACCGGGTGACGACGGCGGCTGGGACACCCGGTCGCTCGGTCAGACGTCCTGGCGCGACCATCTCGACGCCGGCTGGCGCGGTCCAGACGGCCAGCGCGGGCACGACCCGGCCCAGCTGGACGAAAACCAGCACCTGGGGCACGATCAGCACCCGTACCCGGATCAGCACCCGCACGTCACACACCTCGGCCCGGAGCCGACCGGCGAGGCCTGGCCCGCTGAATGGCCTGACACGCCGGGTTGGCTCGCTGCCGACGCCGCCGAGGACACCGCGCGCCATCCGGCCGAGGGCGACCACGCCGAGAGCCACGACGGCCACGACGGCCATCCCGACCACGACCCGGATACGGCCGCGCTCACCCCGGCGGTTCCGTCCGGTGCCGCCGACACGAGCCGGGCTGCGAGGCGACGTGCCGCCCGCCTGGCCGGCGAGCCGACGTCGAGCCGTACCGGCCGGCCGGGTGACCGTAGACGGTTCGCCCCGGGCCCGATCGCACTGGCCACGCTCGTGGCCGTACTGCTGGTGGCCATCGGCGGCGGGGTGGCGATGATGCGTGCCGGGCTCGCCGACGGCTCGGGGGACGGCACCGGACCGGCCACGGTGGCCGCCGACGACACCCGGGCTCCAACGACCGACGAGACCGACGGCGGCGACGGCGAGCCGGAGATCGGCGAACCGGAGGTACTGGGTGTCGAACTCGGTCCGGCACCGACTCCCAGTCCCACCCCGGCCCCCAGCACCGCTGCCCCGACACCGGCGGCGCCCGACCGCGACGCTTCCGAGCGCCCCGCTCCCGACCCGACCACGCCGACTCCGTCGAGACCGACCACGGCCGCACCGGGCGGTGCCGGCCCCGCACCAACTGCGGCGGGCGGTGGTGACGACGTCGAGCAGCAGGTGTTGGCTATCGTCAATGCCGAACGTTCCGCCAACGGCTGCGGCGAGGTCGTCGTCAACTCCCGGCTGTCGGAGGCCTCCCGGCTGCACAGCGAGGACCAGGCCGCGACCGACACCATGTCGCACACCGGCAGCGACGGCAGCGATCCGTGGCAGCGGGCGCAGCGGGCCGGATATCAGCGCGCCATCGGCGAGAACGTGGCGGCGGGTTACCCCACCGCGCAAGCGGTGATGGACGGCTGGATGAACAGTCAGGGACACCGGGCCAACATCCTCAACTGCGAGGCGGTGTCCATGGGAGTCGGCACCGCCAAGGCGGCCGACGGCACCCTCTACTGGACTCAGATGTTCGGCGCGGTGGCGTAG